In Salvia miltiorrhiza cultivar Shanhuang (shh) chromosome 4, IMPLAD_Smil_shh, whole genome shotgun sequence, the DNA window GATACACAGTTATGCAACTCTGTCAATTTCTACCTGAATCAACCTTTAGGTATTTGGACGACGACCTTATTTCATCCTTCTTATACCTTCTCCTTTTAATATAATTTCTACCTGAATTCAATAAGCGTCGTAGTTTCTAAGATCCTTCTTCTTATACCTTCTCCTTTAATGTCAAAACAGAATTACCTGTTGAGGGTGAACCTGATGCTTCTGTCCCTGTGCAAAGCTCAGAAGTTATTCTTGAAGATGATATCTCATCTAGGTACTTTTAACAGTATCTAGAAACCTGTTTAGTGATAGCTCACATGGATAAGATCCTCAAGTCTTCATATCTAAATTTGAGCAAGATGAGTACCCCACTGCATCACTAGGAGCTTGTTGGAGAGTCTCTAACTTGGTGTTGCTTCTTCTTTCACAGGGCTGGAGATTTGGTTGGTCCCAGCATGGGTGCCGAAGTAAGTAGTGATGTAACATCTGCAGGACCTGTAAAACTGGCAGATCTGCAACGAATACTTAGCAACATAGGATCATCAGGTATTCTTGGTTAAgttatgatgaattggtttgtCCTTTGTTACTTATTTCTTCCTCACCTCTGaaaacttatatattttttcttcatgaTGTAGATGTATCAGAAGACCCGGATGCAggtattatttttcttcttgttgATACATGATGGTATGAGCTGAGAGTGTGTCAAAAAGTGGCAGCTTATCGCAATCCATCTTCCCGTTGTCTATCTCCATAggtttttatgttgccaaagatttaatattctaaaaatATGCCCTGCACACCATCGAGATGTAGGAATCCTTGTTGGTAACATCAAAACCTCATCAAATTGTGCAAATATGTCGGTTTATGTCAGGACACGAAACATCTATGTCAGCTGGATATCTTTGAGTCGtgttattttgtttctttttcaaaaattgtacTTTGCATTTCGAGTTATGGTGTTTGGTTATTATAACCTGTGTCCAGCTTAAATATGTTCTAATCTTCTGGTTATCTAGGCTTGGGATTAGGTGATATTTTAAAGCCGGAATTTTTATTGCCGCATATTGAAGAGCTACATTTAGATCAAGAATTGACTTCATATTTACCCGAGGTAAGTTTTTGACTATGGCTTTCTCAGCAATCCAATTCATTCTATCTGCTTTGTTATTAAGAAGTTCCCTCTGTAGTTACAGGGAAAATGGACCCCGGAGGAGTTACTAGAATTGCTACAGAGCCCCCCATTCCGCCAACAACTAGATTCATTTACTTATGTGAGGCTCTCTCTGACCCAGTTTTTCTTTCCCAATCACCTTGTTGGTCATGATATTGATCTTACGAGGGGTAACGAAATGGAAAATTTGCTTGAAAATATGTTTTGTTTGCTACTTTTTCGAGTGTTTGTCACATTTGATTTTCTCCTTATTTTTTCATTCTAGGTGCTGCGCACGGGACAGGTGGATCTAACCCAGTTTGGTATAGATCCCAGTAAATGTAAGTCTAAAAATCTATATAACCTCTTCATGTTCTGCTTTTAGATCATTTCATCTGAACTAAGAAAAAAATGTGCACTAATTTCCCCTATTTAGATCCTTCTATCAATAACTTagttaattttttctttttcatcttcGGGCAGACAAGTTCACTGTTCCGTCATTTCTTGAGGCCCTAGAAGATTCGGTTGCTAGAAAAAGTGAATCCGAAGGCGGCGGTGATTTGAGATCTCAGACTTGTCAAGGAAGCGATGTGATGGATGAAGGTCAGTAGTGTTGTGAGTAATACATTGGTTACAGCTGCTGCTGCCGCCTCATTGTTTCTTTCGATATCGTTGCTGATTAAGTCCATGCTTCATCTTGCTTTGCGACATGCCTAATCCCGCCTTTGAAGATATTAGTTTCTCAACAGAATGTCAATTAAATTTCATACTCTGCTATGTATTTGAAGATATTTGCATGCTTAATTgctcatatatatacatatgattCAACTGAAAGCAAAAACTGTCACTTTGAAGATATATGCATGCTTAATTCACTCGACTTGTATTTCTGCTAAAATTATTCTGATCAGATTATTGTCTAATTAACTTGTGATTTCGCTTGTATTTCATTGTGCATGTCGTCGCAGTGTCATATAATTGCTTGTTACGCCGCAATCATTCATTAAGTTTTAATCAAGTAGTGAGATTAGGGGCTGATTAGAGTTTTATTTGGGGCTTATTAATTCTCAATTAGTGTTTATTAATTCCTAGTTAGAATTTATTGAATGCACCATGTATCCGGGTGCACAAGAGTGTGCTTCTTGCCGCTATGGGGAAATGACCATTGTAAAATAGAGAAATCCGACGAGTTGGAAATTTACTTTTGTTGGATCGAACATCAAACTATCGAATCTGCAGCTTTGAACTCACACTTGCGAAAAATGCTTTATTAAATTCAAAGATTTTGGTTCCACAGTAAGAAGCCGAAAATGGAAGAAGGTGAGACTATATATAATTGATTTGAATGTTGTatgatataaattttaaacttttgtacaatataaacaatttttttaaaccaTCAACATTTGTTTTTGAcagttttttattattattattataaattacatagataaataatgaaattttaaaGTCCACACGACGGAAGACTTGAATTCAAGATTTCAGGTCTTGGGCATTAATCTTCTAGCGCACACTGTTTTAATAGGTTTTTGCATTTTCAATTTGTgcttcaataaattcttttttaacAGTGATGTTTTAAAAAGTTTTTGCATTTTTAAATTTGTGTTTCAATGAATTCTTTTCTAACAGCGATTTAGTTTAGggaaatcattaaaaaaaaaaaaaaaactactcccTTTATCCCCCAAACATCTTTTTAAGGGAggtacaaattttaataaaagttagttgtgtTACATATGAGTGAGAATTGAGCCCCAAAAAAAGTAAAGATTGTAAGAGTAATAGTGAGTGCAATTATTACCAAAAGTAGATTAAGAAGATGTTTTGAGTACggaccaaaatagaaagagagcAAGATATTTGAGAGACGTAAACTACTTCATTATAAAGTAGTTTTTCCTTCACCTCAACtgtaattcattaattttaggATCTACATTAAAGTAATGGTTTCGTATAAAGAGGTGGGTGTTAACATTTTTAGTACAGTAaggatttaaaaaataaaataaacaatacTCAAATTTAGTCGTTATATTGTATACCATGTGGCGTCACCATTTCAATAGTGAACGCATACGGCTGTACTCGGCTTGTGCATTTTATTTTGTACATATTGATTCCCGAAGAAAGCGTTGTAGTTGTACGAAAAATAAGACAATTTGAAATTTGGAGTGAGAATCGCGCCTATGCCTACATAACATATACAATTGCTTTAATTTCTATTTtctagaaaagaaaagagatgaGCAGATGAATTAATATTCAGACTTTAGTCCCTCGATGGTCGCAGCACGTTGTTGAGATAAGCTCCAAGCGCCCATATTGGGAAAATATTTCTGTAAGCTGAATAGCTTATCATGCAGTTTTTATTGAACACACCGCTTATTTCCTgcaaacaaacacacacacacacacactcatgtgagatagagagagagagagagatttctcaaataaatttatttataccTGTTGTGGGAAATCTCCATTCGCCATCTGCGAATTAACCAGCACTCTAGCTGCACGATGAAGCGGACCCCGCTCCCTATTTGCCTATTTATCCCAATGTTTGGACAAAAGAAAAAGTCAAATATCAAAATCATTCAAGATATGACgtgaaataaaaaattcattcaAGATATTgtcttccttttttttaaatatcaagataatattttttcaagtCACGAGACTCGAGAGTCTCAATAAACTTAAATAGTAATTGTACGTCTAATATGCGTATTGTTTCAAGATTGTATGCATGTGAGGCAGAGACGGATATTGTGATAAGATTAATGTGATTGAATgatgattaaataatttatttaattttagattCATGAATAATCATTTAAATGGATGATTAAAGTTTGGGCCAAATATTCATTATTGATCAAATCATGCAATTCAAATATTTGATAAGTTGAATTACTGTTCCAATGAAAGTGagttgtttccttttttggtaaaaatTACAGAATTTAAGACTATTAATAACATTAATATTTACacccttatttttcttaatcacTATAATTAAGAAATGATATCAGTACGTAGACGGTAGATGTGCTAATATGGattgaaatgaaagaaaataagtAGAGCATCgtattttttcacaaaaattgcAGGGTGTTAGAACTTACTTGCCCTGCTTCAATAAGTGCCAACAAAGCCCATCCAGTGTTTACCATATGGGATTTGTTCTTGCCAATGTTTGTGTACATCTGTTGCAACAATATTACTTAgcaatgacaaaaaaaaaaaactccctcaaaaaaaaaagcaatgACAAAAATTGTGTCACAGTCCACGAGAACTAATTAATGGGAGTAAGATGATGCTAAATTGGAATAAAAcgtaaaatttgaaaaatatttgttataaaataaattacgaATTTATACTCAAATTTGAAATATCGATCTCATTTTCAAATCTTTactaattttctaatttttgtaaTTGAAGATTCCTTAACTTTTCTAGCTACCTAAAAATGATGTGAATGTGTGCATGATCGAAAAAGATGACTTGAATATTACCATTAACTAAAAATTCAATAGAGAAAGAGTAAAAGACATTCTCTATCCTATGCTGACATCCACATAATCTTTTTGGTGGTAGGAAGAAATAGAAAAGCCGAAATtgcaataattataaaaaaaaattgatacgaAAATTGAAAAGTGAGAAGTATAAGGTATGTTGCAATTAATCCGTGAATTTTACCATGTTTTGGCTTGAAAGGTAGCTTTCTCCCCAGCCACCGGAGGTAAGTTGGTTGGACAGTAAAAAATGAGAAGCTTTTCTGAGAGAGGAGCTGTTCTCATAGGTCTTGCCGCCTGCTACTAGTCCCGTTATTCCGAACCACGTACCGTAGGTGTAGCATACACCCCAAGATCCATACCTAATTAATTCTCATCATCAATTTTTCAATCCCGAGAAATCATAAACCTAATATATTTCCGTTAGTGACAATACATAGTAGTagcatttttgataaaataaataagttaagtatcaaggctcataaaaaataagttttgtagcacATTTGACCTAAAGTACATAAGTACAAGTCAATAAAGTGAATGATAGTGACATATtacttgttttttatttaaaaataaccaaataaaaccaaaatctgattctctctctctattcacgttAAAATTACCAACTATTAAAACCAAAAAATcggattctctctctctctctctattcacgttaaaattaatttcGTGATTTTATGTGATAaaaatctgattctctctctctcatttaaaaataaccaaaatcacgttaaaatctgatttaaaaataaccaaaatctgattctctctctctattcacgttTATGGCGTGATTTTATGTGATCTTATGGTTGTTGGGTGCATTTACACCAACTCAAAGTCATACACGACTTGTTAAGGAAACAACCTTAAATTCACGAAATTAAATGCTCCGTACACGGTTGCTGGTGGGTAGTTAATGAAGGATACCAACCAAATGTTCATTCATCAGACATTTgaacaagaaagaagaagaaaatcctcTCAATACACATACACGGCTCGTACACGGTTGctcataaattcaaaaaaaaatcatctatgTGAAATTGGGTGAAATTTTGCTCTCAAATTGGATGAAATTTGAGCTTGTACAAGAGAGACACGGTATTGTTCCCTTGGAAATTCAGAGAGTTCGCGTACACGGCTCTAGGGTTtgtcaaaattttgatttcgtgtacaaagagagagagagagagagagagagagagaggacaaAACTGATTTTGATAGAAGATTCTAAATTTGACCCACTTTTTCATTGGAAGTGCTGTTCGCAGATTTTGTGGGGATGGGATGTGGacgtttttttaaaattttatttattagatattgagagagagaagtgatatatatatatatatatatatatatgtggggaCCATTAGGGATATATTTGTACATTTACAAGAATGTGCTactaaacttatatttttatgggGTGTGAtacttaacttatttattttattcaaagtgCTACATAAAAATCTCACCCGGTTAGTGACAATACATAGTAAAGTTCAGGTCtatctaaaaatttaaaaatttgagTTTGGTTCAGTGCGGTATCATTTACTATTGATATGTGTATAAAAGTGACACTAAAGTTGCCATATAGCATTCGATTTGGAATAGTAAAtcgaaaaaagaagaagcaagtgATTATTTACCATGAGCCATCAGCTAACTGTATGCTCTCAATGAAGTCGAGAGCTTTGTGTATGCATGATTCGATGTCGTTTGCTCGATATTCTCCATGCATCTTGTTGAATAGTTTCAGACCTTGGATTGCTGCAGATGTGCATTCCACATACCTAGGtgtataaatattgaaaaaaagcTTGATTACCAATAATTGTAGTTGTGAATGGACTAAAAATGTGAAAGGATGAGGTAGCTCACTGGTAGTCGATAATGATGTCACCGAATGTTTCTGCAGGATTGATCATCTGTGCACATAAGCCCACATttggttaattaattagtttctTGGATAAAAAAGGTGTGTGTTTTTGGATCAATACCTCTAACCAATGAGGGGATCTGGTGAGCTCGTACGATGCAAAGCCTCCACTACTATTCTGCAGCATCATCAGTTGAAGTGAAAATGGCAGTTACACATTTGTGTGTGTGCAGAAAAGATAGTTTAATTTCTTGAATAGCACCTGAAGGGATAAGATTAGGTCGACAGCGTCATAGAGCTTCTCCACTTCTATTGCTTCTCCGCCTATCTCTGCGGGGAGCTGTGACAGCATAAGGGCTGCCTGCATTTCAGGAACAACTTCATCACTAAAACAGGACAAgagatgaaaatattttgtGGCCTTTCTCAATCTTACTACATTTCAGAATAGCCTTTTGATTTAAACAAAACAGCAAATTTTGCTCAGCAGAAATCTCTTCTACTcctatatttatatacttttaagCAAGACATGCATGGTGTCTGATCAAAGCAAGAGATTTATGTGTTATTACCTTGAGACCTTCTGCTGTACAATCTGATACTGGCCAGCCATTGTCTGTAGTCGAAAAGGGCCAGCCGCCTTTAGAGCTATGGCGATACCAAGAACTCCAATCTACGCAACTTTCGTTTCTCACCTACAGAGTAGAAGATAACACCATGAGATtgtaagtgtgtgtgtgtgtgtttgtttcaGAGAACCAAGTACAACTCAGTTGGTAAGATGCAACTTCTCCAACTAATGGCTTAGGGAAAGTTTGTAATGTTTTCGCACTCTTACTTGCGAAGATTTGATGAAGTGGTGAGCCCTTTGAAGCATCACTCCATATTCACAAGGAAGATTGGTTTTGATTATTGCTTGGACTGCCAAAACACAATCCCAAAACTGACTGCCATTGTATCCCTGCCATTTGGTTCATGTTAAGACAAGAATCAAATGAAGTGAAGTTGCAATGTATGATGATGCTATTGGGACCTGCATTTTCATGCCATCTTCAGCCACCCACAGATAGTCCTTTATTCTTGAAAGGTGGCGTTTCACTGCCAATGAATTAGGAGTTTCTATCCACCGACATAGCATGTTTAGCACCTTCATTTTTACATAGATATCAAGTTAATACTAATCTTGGAGATTGATATATAAAACTACTAGATTGTTTTGTGTCCATATATATAATAGTGATACCTTGTTCACCGGTCCAATGCATAGGTAATTAGTGGTCTCGTCTTCGTGTTGGATGTGTTGCATAACAGAGCGTAGCGCTCTATGCCTGAACTTGGAGAGAGGCCACTTCATAAGAAGAGGTTCTGCAAAAGTGTTGAGACATTTCCAGAGAAGGTCTTGCATGAGTGGATGTGGGGAGTACATATCATCCTGCCTCAGAATCAGAATGTTTTGTTATACTCTTCCAATCACTAATCATATAAATAttccattaaaaataaaacaaaagttgTAGACCTTGCAGCATTGGAATCTGGCTGAATTCCAGTCAATCTGGTGGTAGGGTTGAGCATAGAGCTCCTTCCTTAGTGATAAAACAAGGCCATTGATTGGCCCTACAAATCTCTTCCCATAGAGATACGACATCGGCAGGTACACCATCCGGCAGTGACTCCACATACGCCCTATATCACTTGCAATAATGTAAACAATGCTTCCAAAACCGATTTAATCATATGAAGCCGGtcaaaagttacaaaaatattatagtagtgacataatttttgaagaattacATCTCAAAATTATAGTACCAATAAATAAATTGTGACATctcaaaaatttatatttaatggtagttgttaattattaattaagattGAGGTTTGCGTAGAAATATTTATAGGAGTGTATTTTGCGTAAGAAATATATTAGTGGGACtcatttaagaaaaaataatgagaaatatttaacggtgttaagtgtTCGTCAGGAACAGGGGGGATTTTGCACTATATATGAGATGTTGAGGGGCAAGATATATAAGGAGGTAAATGTGTTAGAGGATTGTATGATAGAGGGTTATTTGCTACTTCTCCctatttatattttatcttaAAGCTAATTAACAAAGAGTTTTGTCTAAAACTTTGTTGGAAATGGCCTGATTTTAACTGTGACTGTCACTAGGAGTCATGTAAATTAGGCAAATATTTGTTGTAATGTCTGATAAATTAAACCTGGATGCATTGGGAGAAAATAAGGAAGAAGCCACAGCTCTGGAGGCATTGGATTGTTCCCATCCCATTCATACACACCAAGTACCTTCACAatcataacaaaataaaaataaaatagacaaCACTAATAAACCCATGCATTATGTGACTGGGCCCACTTGAAATGCAATATAATATACCGAGAGAAAACACTTTCCCCAGGAGGGAATGTAAGTAGCACCACCGTGATCAAGAATCCATGTCCTGGCCTTGCTCACCGCTCCATCTCCGCCGTCCATTCCTTCTCCGATCAGCCTCAGAGTTACGTAATTGAGAGCTGTGCAGAACATGCCGCTCCGCCCTTCTATATGCAGTCCCCACCCTCCATCAACATTCTGCACCTTATCAATATTATCACCAAAAACTCATCTCTACCGCCTACTGCCCTTAATTAATAAAGCCTAATTGCCACTAAATATTACTATAATCTTTTATCAAAATTTTGGTTTTGCCCATGATTTAAAATTTTGCCACCAAATTCATgtataaattttcaactattTTGATGTTTCACATAATTATCAATTTTTAGCGGATTATTGCCTCGTGCCTAGTTGAAGTGGCAAATTAATAACATTGTGACTAGCATAATGTAAAAATTCGAACATCAGTTGTTTAATACATGTATACATACACCTTAGCACTAATTTGAGGGCAATTGACAATTGtgtgaaaaatcaaaataattaagtatatgtttgtgtatttgaatgcattatttttaattcatgagcaaaactaaaatttaatataaatccGTATATTTAGGCGTATTAATTACCCAAATTAGTAAATTAGAGGAGGGAGCGATGAACCTGATGGTTGTAAAGATAACGGCGTATCTCTTTCCTGTGTTCCTCTGGGAGGATGGTGTTTAGAGcttccattataaataaagatataaccTGTGAAAAAACTGCTTTAGACTCGCGCCAGAGAAATTGGGTTTGAATCATAAAGCAttattcataaaataatttaatttaattaagtgtttGCATGATTTAATCTGTGATCGATAATTTGACTCATACTTTAATCATTCAGTTACATAATTACCGAAAGTTGAATTTTAATCATCattcaattttataaatattatgtaTCTCATTCACCAAACCAAACATTCCTCaaacaaattttcattttttttaaaagtaaaaatgaaaaataatactccatccatcccatTGCTAATGATTCATTATTGTTCGACACAGTTATTATGGTGAAACCCACAACTTTTTGTGAGAAAATGtagttttttttaagaaatGTCATTATTAATGGGATAAACGAAACAAGAAAGTTTATAAGCTAACGATCAACCATCctatttgaaaaagaaaaaagaaaaaaagtttgtAGAGTACCAAGAATGGCAGGAGAAACAAAGGGCCAGCATAATCACCAGGCCAATGACCATCCTCAGCCTGAAGAGTGGAGTAGAATCTCAGCGCCCGTTGCAACGTCGTCACCACACTTTCCTCACTCACTTCTTCTCCCTTTCCTATCTTCACCTGCACCGGCACATCCACCTCACTagccttcttcttctttgcaAACTAATAAGAAAACATCCTTAATTAATCTGCCATATATGTatacgaaaaagaaaaaaaaaattattgtcaCCTGAATCCGCATTAGGAGATCAGAACTGTGTTTGAGCTCGTAGCGGCTTTTCACAAAGTCGCTACGAGCCTTGTCGACCAGTAGTTGCTCTTGGTCGTCTCTTCCGAGGGTCGGGTCGAATTCCCAAAACTGTCTTCCAGTGTGATTGTTGAAGCTTGTTAGCCATGGATCATCATCACCTTTAGACAGTTTCAGTCTCCACATTTTTTGggtcttatttattttatcaacttTAAACTGTTGAGTTAATAATCATTCGTGCtactatatataaatgtgaCAAAGGGGCTTGTTCGCCTAAGTTTTAGATGCATCATGCATGATCC includes these proteins:
- the LOC131021393 gene encoding probable oxidosqualene cyclase, giving the protein MWRLKLSKGDDDPWLTSFNNHTGRQFWEFDPTLGRDDQEQLLVDKARSDFVKSRYELKHSSDLLMRIQFAKKKKASEVDVPVQVKIGKGEEVSEESVVTTLQRALRFYSTLQAEDGHWPGDYAGPLFLLPFLVISLFIMEALNTILPEEHRKEIRRYLYNHQNVDGGWGLHIEGRSGMFCTALNYVTLRLIGEGMDGGDGAVSKARTWILDHGGATYIPSWGKCFLSVLGVYEWDGNNPMPPELWLLPYFLPMHPGRMWSHCRMVYLPMSYLYGKRFVGPINGLVLSLRKELYAQPYHQIDWNSARFQCCKDDMYSPHPLMQDLLWKCLNTFAEPLLMKWPLSKFRHRALRSVMQHIQHEDETTNYLCIGPVNKVLNMLCRWIETPNSLAVKRHLSRIKDYLWVAEDGMKMQGYNGSQFWDCVLAVQAIIKTNLPCEYGVMLQRAHHFIKSSQVRNESCVDWSSWYRHSSKGGWPFSTTDNGWPVSDCTAEGLKAALMLSQLPAEIGGEAIEVEKLYDAVDLILSLQNSSGGFASYELTRSPHWLEMINPAETFGDIIIDYQYVECTSAAIQGLKLFNKMHGEYRANDIESCIHKALDFIESIQLADGSWYGSWGVCYTYGTWFGITGLVAGGKTYENSSSLRKASHFLLSNQLTSGGWGESYLSSQNMMYTNIGKNKSHMVNTGWALLALIEAGQANRERGPLHRAARVLVNSQMANGDFPQQEISGVFNKNCMISYSAYRNIFPIWALGAYLNNVLRPSRD
- the LOC131021392 gene encoding 26S proteasome regulatory subunit RPN13 isoform X3; this translates as MLMDGIRVLPDSRKGLVRIGRGEEGLVHFQWLDRSLNIVEDDQIVFPDEAGFEKVNQSSGRVYILKFRTDDRKFFFWMQEPKAENDTQLCNSVNFYLNQPLELPVEGEPDASVPVQSSEVILEDDISSRAGDLVGPSMGAEVSSDVTSAGPVKLADLQRILSNIGSSDVSEDPDAGLGLGDILKPEFLLPHIEELHLDQELTSYLPELQGKWTPEELLELLQSPPFRQQLDSFTYVLRTGQVDLTQFGIDPSKYKFTVPSFLEALEDSVARKSESEGGGDLRSQTCQGSDVMDEGQ
- the LOC131021392 gene encoding 26S proteasome regulatory subunit RPN13 isoform X1; translated protein: MASLANIQEVFLEFRAGKMLMDGIRVLPDSRKGLVRIGRGEEGLVHFQWLDRSLNIVEDDQIVFPDEAGFEKVNQSSGRVYILKFRTDDRKFFFWMQEPKAENDTQLCNSVNFYLNQPLELPVEGEPDASVPVQSSEVILEDDISSRAGDLVGPSMGAEVSSDVTSAGPVKLADLQRILSNIGSSDVSEDPDAGLGLGDILKPEFLLPHIEELHLDQELTSYLPELQGKWTPEELLELLQSPPFRQQLDSFTYVLRTGQVDLTQFGIDPSKYKFTVPSFLEALEDSVARKSESEGGGDLRSQTCQGSDVMDEGQ
- the LOC131021392 gene encoding 26S proteasome regulatory subunit RPN13 isoform X2 translates to MASLANIQEVFLEFRAGKMLMDGIRVLPDSRKGLVRIGRGEEGLVHFQWLDRSLNIVEDDQIVFPDEAGFEKVNQSSGRVYILKFRTDDRKFFFWMQEPKAENDTQLCNSVNFYLNQPLELPVEGEPDASVPVQSSEVILEDDISSRAGDLVGPSMGAEVSSDVTSAGPVKLADLQRILSNIGSSDVSEDPDAGLGLGDILKPEFLLPHIEELHLDQELTSYLPEGKWTPEELLELLQSPPFRQQLDSFTYVLRTGQVDLTQFGIDPSKYKFTVPSFLEALEDSVARKSESEGGGDLRSQTCQGSDVMDEGQ